The Magnolia sinica isolate HGM2019 chromosome 9, MsV1, whole genome shotgun sequence genome contains a region encoding:
- the LOC131256925 gene encoding shikimate O-hydroxycinnamoyltransferase-like — MVRLKGSCTIKPAKPTPNHRLWLPDLDLIMTTTHAPLVYFYERTDAAIDFFSPEFMKDSLSRALVKYYPLAGRLHPGPSDRLELECNATGVLFVEAESDAQIDDFGDFKPGPGLRELVPNIDYNTYMGEWPLLLVQLTLFRCGGVCMGIGINHTIVDGSAVFQFISEWARIARGDAHVGIDPFFDRTILRARDPPVPPAFKHEEYDRPPLMLGHVDDHEVRSKETTVEMLRLTREQVNKIRQQATGCSLFQSVAGHVWRAACKARGLHHDQPTKMFVPVNGRGRLHPRLPDGYFGNVLFITTPAGRCGDLVLNPLSHSASRVKEAVEMMTDDYLRSALDFFACHKDLTPFRRGSYTLGWTQGTFYGCPNINVTSWLGMPIYDADFGWGPPIHMGPAALGFEGKAYLIPTREGDGSMLLPIRLQVAHMKAFKDSIYHGLQRINASL; from the coding sequence ATGGTTCGTTTGAAGGGCTCGTGCACGATCAAACCGGCCAAACCGACACCGAACCACCGGCTCTGGCTCCCGGACCTTGATCTGATAATGACCACAACGCATGCTCCGCTCGTCTACTTCTATGAGCGCACCGATGCTGCAATCGACTTCTTCTCCCCTGAGTTCATGAAGGATTCACTGAGCAGAGCCTTAGTGAAGTACTACCCTCTTGCAGGCCGATTGCACCCAGGCCCCAGTGACCGACTTGAGCTCGAGTGCAATGCAACGGGGGTTCTGTTTGTAGAAGCTGAGTCGGATGCTCAGATAGATGATTTTGGTGACTTCAAGCCAGGCCCAGGCCTCAGAGAACTTGTTCCCAACATCGACTACAACACCTACATGGGCGAGTGGCCGTTGCTGTTGGTGCAACTCACCTTATTCCGTTGTGGAGGCGTCTGCATGGGGATAGGCATTAACCACACGATCGTCGATGGATCTGCCGTATTCCAATTCATCTCAGAATGGGCGAGGATTGCACGTGGAGACGCACATGTGGGCATCGATCCGTTCTTCGACCGGACAATCTTGCGGGCCCGGGACCCACCTGTTCCCCCGGCTTTCAAACATGAGGAGTACGACCGCCCACCGCTCATGCTGGGCCATGTAGACGATCATGAGGTACGGAGCAAGGAGACAACAGTCGAGATGCTGAGGCTGACCCGTGAACAAGTGAATAAGATCAGGCAACAAGCGACCGGGTGCAGCCTGTTCCAGTCGGTGGCGGGTCACGTGTGGAGAGCTGCGTGCAAGgctcgtgggctccaccatgatcagCCAACGAAGATGTTCGTTCCCGTTAATGGCCGTGGACGGTTGCATCCTCGGCTTCCTGATGGTTACTTTGGTAACGTTCTGTTCATAACGACACCGGCCGGTCGGTGCGGCGATCTCGTGTTGAACCCACTGAGTCACTCGGCGAGTCGCGTGAAAGAAGCAGTGGAGATGATGACGGACGATTACCTGAGGTCAGCGCTTGACTTTTTTGCCTGTCATAAGGATCTGACTCCGTTTCGCCGTGGGTCCTACACGCTGGGCTGGACCCAAGGGACGTTCTACGGTTGCCCCAACATCAACGTCACCAGCTGGTTAGGGATGCCGATCTACGATGCTGAtttcgggtggggcccacctatccaCATGGGCCCTGCAGCTTTGGGCTTCGAAGGGAAGGCTTACCTGATACCAACGCGAGAAGGGGATGGGAGCATGCTACTCCCGATCCGCCtgcaggtggcccacatgaaggCTTTCAAGGACTCCATTTACCATGGTTTACAGAGGATTAATGCTAGTTTATAG
- the LOC131256926 gene encoding shikimate O-hydroxycinnamoyltransferase-like translates to MQDDTAMVRLKGSCTIKPAKPTPNHRIWLSDLDLISPTTHAPTVYFYQPTDAAIDFFSPEFMMDSLSRALVKYYPLAGRLHPGPSDRLELECNATGVLFVEAESDAQIDDFGDFKPGPGLRELVPNIDYNTNIGEWPLLLVQLTFFRCGGICMGMGISHTVADGIAALQFISEWARIARGDAHVGIDPFFDRTILRARDPPAPPAFKHEEYDLPPLMMGHVDDHEARSKETTVEMLRLTREQVNKIRQQATGCSRYQSVAGHVWRAACKARGLHHDQPTKMFVPINGRGRLNPRLPDGYFGNVVFVTTPAGRCSDLVLNPLSHSASRVKEAVEMMKDDYLRSALDFFATHRDLTLFRRGSHTLGCRQGRFYGCPNINITSWIGMPMYDADFGWGPPIHMGPAALGFEGKGFLMPTREGDGSVVLAIRLQVAHMKTFKDSFYDGL, encoded by the coding sequence ATGCAAGACGATACGGCTATGGTTCGTTTGAAGGGCTCGTGCACAATCAAACCGGCCAAGCCCACACCGAACCACCGAATATGGCTCTCGGACCTTGATCTGATATCGCCTACAACGCATGCTCCGACCGTCTACTTCTATCAGCCGACCGATGCTGCAATCGACTTCTTCTCCCCTGAGTTCATGATGGATTCACTGAGCAGAGCCTTAGTGAAGTACTACCCTCTTGCAGGCCGGTTGCACCCAGGCCCCAGTGACCGACTTGAGCTCGAGTGCAATGCAACGGGGGTTCTGTTTGTAGAAGCTGAGTCGGATGCTCAGATAGATGATTTTGGTGACTTCAAGCCAGGCCCAGGCCTCAGAGAACTTGTTCCCAACATCGACTACAACACCAACATTGGCGAATGGCCGTTGCTGTTGGTTCAACTCACCTTCTTCCGTTGTGGAGGCATCTGCATGGGGATGGGCATTAGCCACACGGTCGCCGATGGGATTGCCGCATTGCAATTCATCTCAGAATGGGCGAGGATTGCACGTGGCGACGCACATGTGGGCATTGATCCGTTCTTCGACCGGACAATCTTGCGGGCCCGGGACCCTCCTGCTCCCCCGGCTTTCAAACATGAGGAGTACGACCTCCCACCGCTCATGATGGGCCATGTAGACGATCATGAGGCACGGAGCAAGGAGACAACGGTCGAGATGCTGAGGCTGACACGTGAACAAGTGAATAAGATCAGGCAACAAGCGACCGGGTGCAGCCGGTACCAGTCGGTGGCGGGTCACGTGTGGAGAGCTGCGTGCAAGgctcgtgggctccaccatgatcagCCAACGAAGATGTTCGTTCCCATTAATGGCCGCGGACGGTTGAATCCTCGGCTGCCTGATGGTTACTTTGGTAACGTTGTGTTCGTAACGACACCGGCCGGGCGGTGCAGCGATCTCGTGTTGAACCCACTGAGTCACTCGGCGAGTCGCGTGAAAGAAGCAGTGGAGATGATGAAGGACGATTACCTGAGGTCAGCGCTTGACTTTTTTGCCACTCATAGGGATCTGACTCTGTTTCGTCGTGGGTCCCACACGCTGGGCTGTCGCCAAGGGAGGTTCTACGGCTGCCCCAACATCAACATCACTAGCTGGATAGGGATGCCAATGTACGATGCTGAtttcgggtggggcccacctatccaCATGGGCCCCGCGGCTTTGGGCTTCGAAGGGAAGGGTTTCCTGATGCCAACGCGAGAAGGGGACGGGAGCGTGGTACTCGCGATCCGCCTGCAGGTGGCTCATATGAAGACTTTCAAGGACTCCTTCTATGATGGTTTATAA